Proteins found in one Brachypodium distachyon strain Bd21 chromosome 5, Brachypodium_distachyon_v3.0, whole genome shotgun sequence genomic segment:
- the LOC100821663 gene encoding 4-coumarate--CoA ligase-like 9, whose product MTQPNLTYTPLVLATHKNCVTITSMSSSSWSRHSSAKPLLVSTNASRAAAFPLTTTNTVLLEASNNNQQQQIISMGDAAIAVMDPEEDSEVEEHIFRSRFPPVSVPDGVTVPDFVMSGAEAYADKVALVEAAPGGRSYTYGEMSRDIARFARALRSVGIRKGHVIVVVLPNLAVYPVVSLGVMAAGAVFSGVNPRALAAEIRKQVEDSEAKLVVANEVAYDKVKDVGVPVIGITSNNNMPGAISWDELLAAADRTGAPVVPLDPVLQSDLCALPYSSGTTGVSKGVMLSHGNLVSNLCSSMFAVGPELRGQVVTLGLMPFFHIYGITGICCATLRHKGTVVVMDRFDLRTFLGALVTHRVMFAPVVPPVMLAMVKNPIAEEFDLSGLALKSVMTAAAPLAPDLLEAFQKKFPGVQVEEAYGLTEHSCVTLTHAGDDPEKGHIAKKNSVGFILPNLEVKFVDPDTGRSLPKNTPGELCVRSQCVMQGYYKKKAETERTIDSKGWLHTGDVGYIDDDGDVFIVDRIKELIKYKGFQVAPAELEAILLSHPSVEDAAVFGLPDEEAGEVPVSCVVRRSGAAESEADIMGYVASRVASYKRLRMLHLVDAIPKSVSGKILRRQLRDEFIKMIKLAA is encoded by the exons ATGACCCAACCGAACCTTACCTACACCCCACTTGTCTTGGCAACACACAAGAACTGTGTCACCATTACCAGCATGTCATCCTCGTCTTGGTCTCGTCACTCCTCGGCGAAGCCCCTGCTGGTCTCTACAAATGCAAGCAGAGCCGCAGCCTTCCCGCTCACCACCACTAACACCGTCCTGCTGGAAGCctccaacaacaaccagcagcagcagatcatCAGCATGGGTGACGCGGCCATCGCCGTGATGGATCCAGAAGAGGACTCGGAAGTAGAGGAGCACATCTTCCGGAGCCGGTTCCCGCCGGTGTCCGTTCCGGACGGCGTCACGGTTCCCGACTTCGTGATGTCCGGCGCCGAGGCGTACGCCGACAAAGTGGCCCTGGTTGAAGCCGCCCCCGGCGGGCGCTCCTACACCTACGGCGAGATGTCCCGCGACATCGCGCGCTTCGCCAGGGCGCTGCGGTCTGTGGGCATCCGCAAGGGCCACGTCATCGTGGTCGTGCTGCCGAACCTGGCCGTGTACCCCGTGGTGTCCCTGGGCGTGATGGCCGCCGGGGCCGTGTTCTCCGGCGTGAACCCGCGCGCTCTGGCCGCCGAGATCCGGAAGCAGGTGGAGGACTCGGAGGCCAAGCTGGTGGTCGCCAACGAGGTGGCCTACGACAAAGTCAAAGACGTGGGCGTGCCAGTCATCGGCATTACGAGCAACAACAACATGCCCGGCGCGATCAGCTGGGACGAGCTCCTGGCCGCGGCGGACCGCACGGGCGCGCCGGTGGTACCGCTGGACCCGGTTCTGCAGTCCGACCTGTGCGCGCTGCCTTACTCCTCCGGCACCACGGGTGTCTCCAAGGGCGTGATGCTGAGCCACGGCAACCTGGTCTCCAACCTCTGCTCCTCCATGTTCGCCGTCGGGCCCGAGCTGCGTGGCCAGGTGGTAACCCTGGGCCTCATGCCATTCTTCCACATCTACGGCATCACCGGCATCTGCTGCGCCACGCTGCGGCACAAGGGCACCGTGGTCGTCATGGACCGCTTCGACCTGCGCACTTTCCTCGGCGCTCTGGTCACGCATCGGGTCATGTTCGCGCCCGTGGTTCCCCCCGTAATGCTGGCCATGGTCAAGAACCCCATCGCCGAAGAGTTCGATCTCTCAGGGCTGGCTCTCAAGTCAGTCATGACAGCCGCGGCTCCGCTAGCGCCGGATCTCCTGGAGGCGTTCCAGAAGAAGTTCCCTGGGGTTCAGGTGGAAGAAGCCTACGGGCTCACGGAGCACAGCTGCGTCACGCTCACGCACGCCGGGGATGACCCGGAGAAGGGCCACATCGCCAAGAAGAACTCGGTCGGGTTCATCCTGCCCAACCTGGAGGTGAAGTTCGTGGATCCTGACACTGGCCGCTCGTTGCCCAAGAACACGCCGGGGGAGCTCTGCGTCCGGAGCCAGTGCGTCATGCAGGGGTActacaagaagaaggcggagACGGAGCGCACCATCGACTCCAAAGGCTGGCTGCACACCGGAGACGTCGGCTacatcgacgacgacggcgatgtCTTCATCGTCGACAGGATCAAGGAACTCATCAAGTACAAGGGCTTCCAGGTCGCTCCGGCGGAGCTCGAGGCCATTCTCCTGTCCCATCCTTCCGTCGAAGATGCAGCCGTCTTCGG ACTGCCGGACGAGGAGGCAGGAGAGGTCCCGGTGTCTTGCGTGGTGCggcggagcggcgcggcggagagcGAGGCGGACATCATGGGGTACGTGGCGTCGCGCGTGGCGTCGTACAAGAGGCTCCGGATGCTGCACCTTGTCGACGCCATTCCCAAATCGGTCTCCGGCAAGATCCTGCGGAGGCAACTCAGGGACGAGTTCATCAAGATGATCAAACTGGCGGCTTAA